From one Salinimonas iocasae genomic stretch:
- a CDS encoding PAS domain-containing hybrid sensor histidine kinase/response regulator produces the protein MIPENIDFFENAACGLLICGTDGAIVRVNKTFYKWLGYSESEFTTKSNIDTLFTLGSRFYFHAQLTPLLQLEGAVSEFLLSLKGKNGERVPMLVNAAQQIDGHITYNSFAFFLARERHSYEQQLVTARESAENSSRELLETQKTLKENQYFLGLAMKSAKMGVWNYDLVSSRIHFSEELLVLLGLSKDCSYHKPQNFYELIHPDDLSQFDDAINTAIEKNSDYEVEFRLKHSSGSWLSMESRGNVIFNSERICTNILSIFIDISEHKNSQKELADANKQLAEADRKKDEFLATLGHELRNPLAPIRNVLKLIEHSSECRQNLNDYYSMLNRHMTQIEHIVDDLLEVTRISRGRLELKRTMVDICEVTRMAIESSSALIEAGNHTLDVTFPSSTVMIYGDPTRLNQIIVNLLSNAAKYTPKGGHIRLSVQSIGTSIEIRVKDSGIGIPPEKLRAIFNMFTQLEPASERGQGGLGIGLALVKQLVEMHEGHVEVYSPGINEGTEFTVTVPIAPSSEPIEQPASEEEGQSISPKRILIVDDNEDAADSLGLLLEFDGHIIKVAYSGKKAIEVTETFRPSVILSDIGLPDISGYEVAKILRRQEVSKGIYMAAISGWGSQKDKQRALEAGFDQHFTKPLNLPELKSALRKIPL, from the coding sequence ATGATACCTGAAAATATAGATTTTTTTGAAAATGCCGCCTGTGGCCTTCTGATTTGCGGGACAGATGGAGCTATTGTTCGTGTAAATAAAACTTTTTATAAATGGCTTGGCTACTCCGAATCTGAATTTACAACAAAAAGTAATATAGACACCTTATTTACTTTAGGTAGTCGATTCTATTTCCATGCTCAACTAACACCTCTATTGCAATTAGAAGGTGCCGTCTCGGAATTTCTGCTTTCATTAAAAGGCAAAAACGGGGAGCGTGTACCAATGTTGGTTAATGCAGCTCAGCAAATTGATGGGCATATTACATACAATTCTTTCGCGTTTTTTTTGGCTCGAGAGCGCCATAGCTACGAGCAACAGTTAGTAACTGCTCGCGAATCTGCTGAAAATAGCTCTCGTGAATTACTTGAAACTCAGAAAACATTAAAAGAAAATCAATACTTTCTCGGTTTGGCTATGAAAAGCGCTAAGATGGGAGTTTGGAACTATGATTTGGTCTCTAGCCGAATCCACTTTAGCGAAGAGCTGTTAGTATTGCTGGGATTGTCTAAAGATTGCTCATATCATAAGCCGCAAAATTTTTATGAGTTAATACATCCGGACGATTTGTCACAATTTGACGATGCGATTAATACGGCTATTGAGAAAAATAGTGATTACGAGGTCGAATTCAGGTTGAAGCATAGCTCCGGGAGTTGGCTAAGTATGGAAAGCCGGGGAAATGTGATTTTCAACAGCGAGAGAATATGTACTAATATTTTAAGCATTTTCATTGATATCAGCGAGCATAAGAACTCACAAAAAGAACTAGCAGATGCAAATAAGCAATTGGCTGAAGCTGATCGAAAAAAAGATGAATTTTTAGCTACACTGGGTCATGAGTTACGTAACCCTTTGGCCCCAATTAGGAATGTACTAAAGCTCATCGAACATAGTTCTGAATGTCGCCAAAATCTCAATGACTACTATTCTATGTTGAATCGTCACATGACTCAAATTGAACACATCGTCGACGACTTACTGGAAGTCACTCGTATCAGTAGGGGGCGGCTAGAGCTAAAAAGAACCATGGTCGACATCTGTGAAGTTACGAGGATGGCTATTGAGTCATCGAGTGCTTTGATTGAAGCAGGCAACCACACTTTAGATGTAACATTTCCTAGTTCTACAGTTATGATTTACGGGGATCCAACTCGCCTTAATCAAATAATAGTTAATCTTTTATCTAATGCTGCTAAGTATACTCCCAAGGGAGGCCATATCAGACTGTCTGTTCAGTCTATAGGAACAAGCATTGAGATCCGGGTTAAAGACTCTGGAATAGGCATTCCTCCTGAGAAGCTCAGAGCTATATTTAATATGTTTACACAGCTAGAACCAGCTAGTGAGCGAGGCCAAGGCGGATTGGGGATAGGGCTTGCTTTGGTTAAACAGTTAGTAGAAATGCATGAGGGGCATGTCGAAGTATACAGCCCAGGAATAAATGAAGGCACTGAATTCACGGTTACAGTACCTATTGCGCCCTCCAGCGAACCTATTGAGCAACCTGCTTCAGAGGAAGAGGGACAAAGCATTTCTCCCAAAAGAATTTTAATCGTTGATGATAATGAAGACGCTGCGGATAGTCTTGGGTTACTGCTTGAATTCGATGGACATATTATTAAAGTTGCCTATTCTGGTAAAAAAGCAATAGAAGTAACAGAGACTTTTCGACCGAGCGTTATTCTATCGGATATTGGGTTGCCTGATATAAGTGGATATGAAGTTGCAAAAATTTTGCGCCGGCAAGAAGTGTCTAAAGGGATCTATATGGCTGCTATTAGCGGCTGGGGCTCTCAAAAAGATAAACAACGAGCACTTGAAGCTGGTTTCGATCAACATTTTACAAAGCCATTAAATTTACCGGAACTAAAGTCTGCTTTACGAAAGATACCTCTTTAG
- a CDS encoding alpha/beta fold hydrolase, producing the protein MNLVDRHNIKVIGERGPVIVLGHGFGCDQTMWKHVAPILANNYRVVLYDLMGCGKSDISMYSYSKYNSLNSYAMDLLEVIDEINSNAPVVFVGHSVSANIGLLASIESPNKFHSQVMVSPSPCFINDGDYNGGFTRADIEELCEAVESNFLKWSTSMAPIIMGAPEKPKLSAELGESFCRTEPEIAHHFARVTFFADHRADLPKCKIPTLILQCTDDFIAPTSVGDYLKQKLPKATLVKIKNVGHCPHMSAPQACLGAIDDFLKEYEFKHPAIL; encoded by the coding sequence ATGAATTTGGTAGATCGACACAATATAAAAGTAATAGGGGAGCGCGGCCCTGTTATAGTCCTTGGTCATGGCTTTGGATGTGATCAAACGATGTGGAAACACGTCGCCCCTATATTGGCTAATAACTACAGAGTTGTATTATACGATCTTATGGGTTGCGGAAAATCTGACATCTCTATGTACAGCTATAGTAAATATAACAGTCTTAATAGTTATGCTATGGACTTGCTAGAAGTTATAGACGAAATAAATTCCAATGCCCCTGTAGTATTCGTTGGACATTCTGTGAGCGCAAATATTGGGCTTTTAGCTAGTATTGAATCGCCTAACAAGTTTCACTCTCAGGTTATGGTCAGCCCTTCACCATGCTTTATCAATGATGGGGACTACAATGGAGGGTTCACACGAGCTGATATTGAAGAACTATGCGAGGCTGTTGAAAGTAACTTTTTAAAGTGGTCTACATCAATGGCGCCGATTATTATGGGAGCTCCTGAGAAGCCAAAGCTTAGTGCAGAATTGGGTGAAAGCTTCTGTCGCACTGAACCGGAGATAGCTCATCATTTCGCCCGCGTGACCTTTTTTGCTGATCATCGAGCCGATTTACCTAAATGTAAAATCCCTACACTTATACTTCAATGCACTGATGATTTTATCGCGCCAACCTCAGTCGGGGACTATTTAAAACAGAAATTGCCCAAAGCTACGCTAGTTAAAATTAAAAATGTAGGCCATTGTCCACATATGAGCGCACCTCAGGCATGCCTCGGGGCGATTGATGATTTTCTAAAAGAATACGAATTCAAGCATCCGGCTATTCTATGA